A genomic window from Sporosarcina sp. Marseille-Q4063 includes:
- the hemE gene encoding uroporphyrinogen decarboxylase: MTKFNDTLLRAARGEKIDHTPVWYMRQAGRSQPEYLKIKEEHGSLEDIVRNPELCAYVTKLPVDQYNVDAAILYKDIVTPLPAIGIDVKIKAGVGPVISNPVRSVQDVHNLGEIAPEDDVPYVLETIKMLTQEQLNVPLIGFAGAPFTLASYMIEGGPSRTYNLTKSFMVSEPEAWFALMDKLADMTITYVTAQVNAGAKAIQVFDSWVGALSVSDYRIFIKPVMERIFTELRELNVPLITFGVGASHLANEWHDLPVDVVGLDWRLPIKEAGERGLTKTLQGNLDPTLLIADWKVIEERAKVIIEQGVEHGNHIFNLGHGVFPDVKPATLKKLTELVHTYSAELRKARS, encoded by the coding sequence ATGACTAAATTTAACGACACACTTTTGCGTGCAGCACGCGGAGAAAAAATTGACCATACGCCAGTATGGTATATGAGACAAGCAGGACGTTCACAGCCTGAGTATTTAAAAATTAAAGAAGAACATGGTTCGTTGGAAGATATTGTACGAAACCCGGAACTTTGCGCATACGTTACAAAACTTCCTGTCGATCAATATAACGTAGACGCAGCGATTTTATATAAAGACATTGTGACACCACTTCCAGCAATTGGAATCGATGTGAAAATCAAGGCTGGCGTTGGTCCAGTCATTAGCAATCCAGTTCGTTCAGTGCAAGACGTACATAATCTGGGTGAAATTGCACCGGAAGACGATGTACCATATGTTTTAGAAACGATTAAAATGTTAACGCAAGAACAATTGAATGTTCCGCTAATTGGATTCGCGGGCGCACCGTTTACACTTGCGAGCTATATGATTGAAGGCGGTCCATCAAGAACGTACAACTTAACGAAATCATTCATGGTGTCAGAACCAGAAGCATGGTTTGCGCTCATGGACAAACTAGCAGATATGACGATTACGTATGTGACAGCGCAAGTAAACGCTGGCGCGAAAGCAATTCAAGTATTTGATTCGTGGGTTGGCGCATTGAGCGTTTCAGACTACAGAATCTTCATTAAACCTGTTATGGAACGTATTTTCACAGAACTACGTGAACTAAATGTTCCACTCATTACATTTGGCGTAGGTGCTAGCCATCTTGCAAATGAATGGCATGACCTTCCGGTAGATGTTGTTGGCCTTGACTGGCGCTTGCCGATTAAAGAAGCGGGCGAACGCGGTCTAACAAAAACACTTCAAGGGAACTTAGATCCAACATTACTCATTGCGGATTGGAAAGTTATCGAAGAACGTGCAAAAGTGATTATCGAACAAGGGGTAGAACACGGCAACCATATCTTTAACCTTGGACACGGTGTATTCCCAGATGTGAAACCTGCAACATTGAAAAAACTAACAGAATTAGTTCACACGTACAGTGCTGAATTACGAAAAGCACGTAGCTAA
- a CDS encoding M20 family metallopeptidase, which translates to MKEKLFEKLTNSYEDMVVMRRYLHMNPELSFKEEKTAKYIVNFYADLGVDVRSGVGGNGVVARIKGGRPGKTVALRADFDALPIQDEKDVPYKSTVPGVMHACGHDGHTATLLQLAKAIHEMQEELAGEYVFIHQHAEEYAPGGAKPMIEDGCLDGVDVIFGTHLWSLTDAGTIEYRTGPTMAAADKFDITVQGAGGHGAAPHQTKDAIAIGAQLVTNLQQIVSRRVNPTESAVLSVGSFVAENAFNVIADSAKIGGTVRTFNPEIRDLMEREMKRIVEGTALSNDCEIDCVYERGYPAVVNHEDETEFLKSVAEKIPGVENVIETEPHMGGEDFAYYLEKVPGTFFFTGARPDNTFPHHHPKFDFDENAMLVAAKVLGAAALDYQTIIFH; encoded by the coding sequence GTGAAAGAAAAGTTATTTGAAAAACTGACAAACTCATATGAGGATATGGTTGTTATGCGCCGATATTTACATATGAATCCCGAATTATCGTTCAAAGAGGAAAAAACCGCTAAATATATTGTTAATTTCTATGCGGATCTCGGCGTTGACGTTCGATCCGGGGTAGGCGGTAACGGTGTCGTTGCGCGTATTAAAGGCGGAAGACCCGGTAAAACAGTGGCACTTCGGGCTGACTTTGATGCGCTTCCGATTCAAGATGAAAAAGATGTTCCCTATAAATCTACTGTTCCTGGCGTGATGCATGCTTGCGGTCACGATGGTCACACAGCTACACTTCTTCAACTCGCGAAAGCAATTCATGAGATGCAAGAAGAACTAGCGGGTGAATATGTATTTATTCATCAACATGCCGAAGAATATGCCCCGGGCGGTGCGAAACCGATGATTGAAGACGGTTGTCTCGATGGTGTTGATGTTATCTTCGGAACGCATCTTTGGTCGCTCACGGATGCGGGCACGATTGAATATCGCACAGGACCTACTATGGCAGCTGCCGATAAATTCGACATTACGGTTCAAGGCGCCGGCGGACATGGTGCCGCGCCGCATCAAACAAAAGATGCGATCGCAATCGGCGCGCAGCTCGTCACAAACTTGCAACAAATCGTATCGCGTCGTGTGAATCCGACCGAATCAGCCGTTTTATCTGTCGGCTCTTTTGTTGCTGAAAATGCGTTCAACGTCATTGCAGATTCAGCAAAAATCGGAGGTACGGTTCGAACTTTCAATCCCGAAATCCGAGATTTAATGGAACGCGAAATGAAACGTATCGTTGAAGGTACTGCGCTTTCAAATGACTGTGAAATAGACTGTGTTTATGAACGCGGCTATCCTGCCGTCGTCAATCATGAGGATGAAACTGAGTTTTTGAAATCGGTAGCAGAAAAAATTCCGGGTGTTGAAAACGTCATTGAAACAGAGCCGCATATGGGCGGCGAAGATTTCGCTTACTACCTCGAAAAAGTACCGGGCACATTTTTCTTTACAGGCGCAAGACCCGATAATACATTTCCACATCATCATCCAAAATTCGACTTCGATGAAAATGCAATGCTGGTAGCGGCGAAAGTTTTAGGTGCGGCGGCGTTGGATTACCAAACAATAATTTTTCATTGA
- a CDS encoding LCP family protein, with protein sequence MNRSKYIQEKKQSSRKRLAIKIALIVTLSTVLVVGVYAVVLKKKAVDAADRAYQALDDRIKSDLRDEVVEPLKDNVSILFVGVDESEKRGQGDSNSRSDALLVATLNNKDKSIKLVSIPRDSYVYVPSRGRNDKITHAHAFGGIPSTIETVEGMLDIPIDYYVKMNFNAFIEVVDALGGIEAEVPYELTELDENDKRTVHLEPGLQELNGKQALALARTRKLDSDIERGKRQQMILKSIMSQATSIKSITKYGDLIDAVGDNMKTNMTFSEMKSFFEYAKGGMPDVETINISGLDDMSTGVYYWLPDEEGLEQLKIDLQNHLEVSPSSSLVNENSGIKSNTDINESADDAIFSR encoded by the coding sequence ATGAATAGAAGTAAGTATATACAGGAGAAAAAGCAAAGCAGCCGCAAAAGACTTGCGATTAAAATAGCGCTTATCGTTACATTGTCAACGGTTTTAGTCGTTGGCGTATACGCGGTAGTCTTGAAAAAGAAGGCTGTTGACGCGGCTGACCGTGCCTATCAGGCGTTGGACGATCGAATCAAGTCCGATTTGCGCGATGAAGTTGTTGAGCCTTTGAAAGATAATGTGTCCATTCTCTTTGTCGGTGTCGATGAAAGTGAAAAACGCGGCCAAGGAGATAGCAATAGCCGCTCTGATGCGCTTCTCGTTGCCACACTAAACAACAAAGATAAATCAATAAAACTCGTCAGTATCCCGCGTGATTCTTACGTATATGTTCCTAGTAGAGGACGCAATGACAAAATAACGCATGCGCATGCTTTTGGCGGAATACCAAGCACAATCGAAACAGTTGAAGGGATGCTAGATATCCCGATTGACTATTATGTAAAAATGAATTTCAACGCATTTATTGAAGTCGTTGATGCGCTGGGCGGAATTGAAGCTGAAGTTCCGTATGAACTAACGGAATTAGACGAAAATGATAAACGCACAGTTCACTTGGAACCAGGTTTACAGGAGTTAAACGGAAAGCAAGCACTTGCACTTGCAAGAACGCGTAAACTAGACAGCGACATTGAACGCGGTAAGCGACAGCAAATGATTTTAAAATCGATTATGAGTCAAGCTACTTCGATTAAATCAATAACGAAGTATGGTGACTTAATTGACGCAGTTGGCGATAACATGAAAACCAACATGACGTTCAGTGAAATGAAATCATTTTTCGAGTATGCAAAAGGCGGCATGCCAGACGTTGAAACAATCAACATTAGCGGATTGGATGATATGTCAACAGGTGTTTATTATTGGTTGCCTGATGAAGAAGGACTTGAACAACTAAAAATTGACCTTCAAAACCATTTGGAAGTTTCCCCAAGTTCATCACTAGTAAATGAGAATTCAGGAATCAAAAGCAATACCGACATTAACGAATCTGCGGACGATGCAATTTTTTCGAGATAA
- a CDS encoding glycosyltransferase family 4 protein: MLFLAIAVAFVASIILTPLVRKLAFRIGAVDRPNYRKVHVSVMPRIGGLAIIGGFLVGYLLLTPADEHATGILIGALIIVITGFLDDMLEITAKAKIVGQLAAAIVVVTWGGLQIEFINLPFGGIIEFGFLSIPVTILWIVGITNAINLLDGLDGLAAGVSTIALISLSVMAMLMGDMFVVATTAILAASSLGFLFYNFYPAKIFMGDTGALFLGFMISVLALLGFKNVTFISLVIPVIILGVPISDTFFTIVRRVRMKQPISKPDKSHLHHSLLNAGFSHRQSVLIIYAFAALFGGGAILFSQATQWGALLLVFIMLIAIELFVEIIGLAGSNYRPILNLVRMIGK; the protein is encoded by the coding sequence ATGTTATTTCTTGCAATCGCTGTTGCGTTTGTAGCATCCATAATACTGACTCCGCTTGTGAGAAAATTAGCATTCCGTATCGGAGCGGTTGACCGCCCGAATTATCGGAAGGTACATGTGTCTGTTATGCCTCGTATTGGCGGTCTTGCCATAATTGGCGGTTTTCTAGTTGGTTATCTATTACTAACGCCAGCAGATGAACATGCCACTGGAATTCTCATAGGAGCCCTCATTATTGTTATTACTGGGTTTCTCGATGATATGCTCGAAATTACCGCAAAGGCGAAAATTGTTGGTCAATTAGCAGCAGCTATCGTTGTAGTGACATGGGGCGGTTTACAAATTGAATTTATTAATTTACCGTTTGGTGGAATAATTGAATTTGGATTTTTAAGTATACCAGTAACAATACTTTGGATAGTAGGTATTACGAATGCTATAAATTTACTTGATGGTTTGGATGGATTGGCAGCAGGTGTTTCAACAATTGCGCTCATATCGCTTTCTGTTATGGCGATGCTGATGGGTGACATGTTCGTTGTAGCAACCACCGCAATTTTAGCAGCTAGTTCTCTAGGTTTCTTATTTTATAATTTTTATCCAGCCAAGATATTCATGGGCGATACCGGTGCATTGTTTCTCGGTTTTATGATATCGGTTCTCGCTTTGCTAGGTTTTAAAAATGTGACATTTATTTCGTTAGTTATCCCAGTTATTATACTCGGTGTTCCAATTTCCGATACATTTTTCACGATTGTTCGTCGCGTACGGATGAAACAGCCAATTTCAAAACCTGATAAATCCCATTTGCATCACAGCTTGCTAAATGCTGGATTTTCACATAGACAATCGGTATTAATCATTTATGCATTCGCTGCGCTATTTGGCGGCGGGGCGATCTTGTTTTCACAAGCAACCCAATGGGGCGCGCTATTGCTCGTCTTTATCATGCTCATCGCGATTGAGCTGTTTGTTGAAATCATTGGACTCGCAGGTTCCAACTACAGACCGATCTTGAATCTGGTACGCATGATAGGGAAATAA
- a CDS encoding sensor histidine kinase: MADQRVDIKALDTIFSSMLRAMDQSKNDIFIISERSRKSFDDMKAELEMVENTITRLLTENSQLEEKSRSSRKRLAEVSKNFASYSESEIREAYEAANKLLIDLSVNEMEEKQMQQKRFELEKRMSELLETMERADQLVNRVSSVVNYLMSDLQNVGEALQDARLKQNFAISIIEAQEEERKRLSRDIHDGPAQMLANVLLRSGLIEKVYAEKGADLAFQELNELKETVRDALSEVRRIIYNLRPMALDDLGLVPTLEKYLSSTENFERATKIHFFSIGEPLRLPTNIEISVFRLVQESVTNAIKHGNSKDVWVKIEWLRDILNIEVKDNGKGFELKEVRDKSFGLIGMRERVELLKGEMKISSTPGKWTKVTFGVPLKSAVIDTLT, translated from the coding sequence TTGGCAGACCAAAGAGTCGATATAAAAGCGTTAGACACCATCTTTTCTAGTATGCTACGCGCGATGGATCAATCCAAGAACGATATATTCATTATAAGTGAACGGAGTCGTAAAAGCTTTGATGATATGAAAGCAGAGCTTGAAATGGTGGAAAATACGATTACTCGTTTGCTGACAGAAAATAGCCAGTTAGAAGAAAAAAGTCGCAGTTCACGTAAACGGCTCGCAGAAGTTTCAAAAAACTTTGCGAGTTATTCAGAGTCTGAAATACGCGAGGCATATGAAGCTGCCAATAAGTTGCTTATTGATTTATCAGTCAATGAGATGGAAGAAAAACAAATGCAACAAAAACGTTTCGAACTCGAAAAGCGTATGAGTGAACTTCTGGAAACGATGGAAAGAGCCGATCAGCTCGTGAATCGAGTTTCATCGGTTGTGAATTACTTGATGTCTGACTTGCAAAATGTCGGGGAAGCACTACAAGATGCAAGACTTAAACAGAATTTCGCGATAAGTATAATCGAAGCGCAAGAAGAAGAACGGAAAAGGCTATCTCGGGATATTCATGACGGACCAGCACAAATGTTGGCCAATGTCTTACTAAGATCTGGCCTAATCGAAAAAGTGTATGCTGAAAAAGGCGCAGATTTAGCATTTCAAGAACTTAACGAATTAAAAGAGACGGTGCGTGACGCACTTTCTGAAGTGAGACGAATTATTTACAACTTACGACCAATGGCGCTTGATGATTTGGGCTTAGTTCCTACGTTGGAAAAGTACCTATCAAGCACTGAGAATTTTGAAAGAGCGACTAAAATTCATTTCTTTAGTATTGGAGAACCATTGCGTCTTCCAACGAATATAGAGATATCCGTATTCAGATTGGTGCAAGAATCAGTGACAAACGCAATAAAACACGGCAATTCCAAGGATGTTTGGGTGAAAATTGAATGGCTTCGCGATATACTAAACATAGAAGTTAAAGACAATGGAAAAGGCTTCGAATTAAAAGAAGTACGAGATAAATCTTTCGGATTAATTGGAATGAGAGAACGTGTCGAATTACTGAAAGGTGAAATGAAAATTAGTTCAACTCCAGGAAAATGGACGAAAGTAACATTTGGAGTGCCGCTAAAAAGCGCTGTAATTGACACTTTAACCTAA
- a CDS encoding antibiotic biosynthesis monooxygenase produces the protein MNIFLTSGTMDFMNTIRKRYPNETMVVMHGGGNSVLLHETEGKTVFQTPRRYEVISASGTLTEDGFFAFNNIPITDEGRPIFEHRFQSRIDDIAGEAGFVAYRLLRPLNSETYIVLTQWTSKVFLNLWLDSPTYKKMHETIEHEVGLDKMQHIFLSAPYVTTYKTKAEKENNEE, from the coding sequence ATGAACATTTTTTTAACATCGGGAACAATGGATTTTATGAACACCATTAGAAAACGTTATCCAAATGAAACGATGGTTGTTATGCACGGCGGGGGTAATTCTGTTCTCCTGCATGAAACAGAAGGAAAAACTGTTTTTCAAACACCGCGGCGGTATGAAGTGATTAGCGCTTCCGGCACACTTACAGAAGATGGATTCTTTGCTTTCAATAATATTCCTATCACAGATGAAGGCCGGCCGATTTTCGAACATCGCTTCCAAAGTCGTATAGATGATATCGCCGGGGAAGCTGGATTTGTTGCTTACCGTCTGCTTCGCCCGTTAAATTCAGAAACGTATATCGTCTTAACACAGTGGACGAGTAAAGTATTTTTAAACCTTTGGCTCGATTCCCCTACTTACAAAAAGATGCATGAAACGATCGAACATGAAGTTGGATTGGATAAGATGCAGCATATCTTCTTAAGCGCTCCGTATGTTACGACTTATAAAACGAAAGCGGAGAAAGAAAACAACGAAGAATAA
- a CDS encoding YigZ family protein — protein sequence MRANYRTVKGYGESEYVIQRSRFITFVMRVETEEEALDFINNIKKMHHTATHNCSAYMIGEHDDIQKANDDGEPSGTAGVPILEVLKKQKLKDTAIVVTRYYGGIKLGGGGLIRAYGRAASDGIAAAGTVECRLHFLMKVTVDYTWLGKVENEVRQSPYILDAINYMEDVDILLYVPIEDEDEFLEWMNEMTNGQAKISSVSTKFLEFNV from the coding sequence ATGCGTGCAAATTATCGCACTGTAAAAGGCTATGGCGAAAGCGAATACGTTATACAAAGGTCACGGTTCATTACTTTCGTTATGCGAGTTGAAACTGAAGAAGAAGCACTAGACTTCATTAATAACATAAAGAAAATGCATCATACCGCAACTCATAACTGTTCGGCATACATGATAGGTGAACATGATGACATACAAAAAGCGAACGATGACGGTGAACCATCTGGGACTGCCGGAGTTCCTATACTCGAAGTATTGAAAAAGCAAAAGTTGAAAGATACCGCAATTGTTGTGACTCGCTATTATGGCGGCATAAAACTTGGGGGCGGCGGTCTCATCCGTGCGTATGGTCGGGCGGCTTCTGATGGTATAGCCGCTGCAGGCACTGTGGAATGCAGACTTCACTTTTTAATGAAGGTCACTGTTGATTACACTTGGTTGGGTAAAGTTGAAAACGAAGTCAGACAATCACCCTACATCCTTGACGCTATTAACTATATGGAAGATGTGGATATACTTTTATATGTTCCAATTGAAGATGAAGATGAGTTTTTAGAATGGATGAACGAAATGACGAATGGTCAAGCCAAGATTTCATCAGTTTCTACTAAGTTCCTAGAATTTAATGTATAA
- a CDS encoding competence protein ComK, translating into MHVNSRSSPYIVSLKTLVLEPMMTESGKVYRIIEMDKELTYTLTPLHSIRNSCRHYGHSLENAMESSKKFLKKVHKPPIVIAFDYGSPITFFPTLSPSAPDNVWIALNAVLNIQRLKNACIIHLINGKQIKVNVSASTICRQVALGNLLEKERIRKYKELSRS; encoded by the coding sequence ATGCACGTGAATAGTCGCAGCTCGCCGTATATTGTTTCTTTAAAAACACTCGTACTAGAACCGATGATGACGGAATCCGGAAAGGTGTACCGGATCATCGAAATGGATAAAGAACTCACTTATACGCTAACACCGCTACATAGTATCAGAAATTCATGTCGGCATTATGGTCACTCATTAGAAAACGCAATGGAAAGTTCTAAAAAGTTTTTGAAAAAAGTGCATAAACCGCCTATCGTTATCGCTTTCGACTATGGAAGTCCAATCACATTTTTTCCGACCTTATCGCCAAGTGCCCCTGATAACGTTTGGATTGCTTTAAATGCGGTTCTCAATATCCAGCGATTGAAAAACGCATGTATCATCCATTTGATCAACGGCAAACAAATCAAGGTTAATGTCTCTGCTTCAACAATATGTCGTCAAGTTGCATTAGGTAATCTTTTAGAAAAAGAACGCATCAGAAAATACAAAGAACTTTCCAGGTCTTAA
- the hemH gene encoding ferrochelatase, whose protein sequence is MTKKKMGLLVMAYGTPYKEEDIEPYYTHIRRGRPPAPEQLEDLQNRYAAIGGISPLARITEDQANALCNRLNEVQDDIEFKVYIGLKHITPFIEEAVEQMHNDGIKEAASIVLAPHFSTFSVKSYNGRAKEEAEKYGIQITSVESWYKEPKFIEYWADKIRGTYESMSEEERENACLIVSAHSLPEKIVANGDPYVEQLQETADLIAEAAGVENYEVGWQSEGQTPEPWLGPDVQDMTRDLHNEKGYTTFVYTPVGFVSDHLEVLFDNDYECKVVCDEVGASYYRPAMPNTNPLFVDAMVDAVFGKLEEQK, encoded by the coding sequence ATGACAAAGAAAAAAATGGGTTTATTAGTAATGGCGTACGGAACTCCGTACAAGGAAGAGGATATTGAACCGTATTACACGCATATCCGACGCGGTCGTCCGCCAGCACCAGAACAATTGGAAGATCTTCAAAACCGCTATGCGGCAATCGGCGGAATTTCTCCGCTTGCTAGAATTACCGAAGACCAAGCGAACGCGTTATGCAATCGTTTGAATGAAGTACAAGACGACATCGAGTTCAAAGTATATATCGGATTAAAACATATTACGCCATTCATCGAAGAAGCAGTCGAGCAAATGCATAATGACGGCATTAAAGAAGCGGCTTCAATCGTTCTTGCACCACATTTTTCAACGTTTTCCGTTAAATCGTACAATGGACGTGCGAAAGAAGAAGCCGAGAAATACGGCATTCAAATTACATCCGTTGAAAGCTGGTACAAAGAGCCGAAATTCATCGAATACTGGGCAGATAAAATCCGCGGAACGTATGAGAGCATGAGCGAAGAAGAACGCGAGAATGCATGTCTAATCGTTTCAGCTCACTCACTTCCTGAGAAAATTGTCGCAAACGGCGATCCGTATGTAGAACAATTACAAGAGACAGCAGACTTAATCGCTGAGGCAGCTGGAGTCGAAAATTACGAAGTCGGTTGGCAAAGTGAAGGACAAACGCCAGAGCCATGGTTAGGTCCTGATGTTCAAGATATGACACGTGATTTGCATAATGAAAAAGGATACACGACGTTTGTTTACACGCCAGTTGGATTCGTATCGGATCACCTGGAAGTTCTTTTTGACAATGACTACGAGTGCAAGGTTGTGTGTGACGAAGTCGGCGCTTCTTATTACCGTCCGGCAATGCCGAACACCAATCCGCTCTTTGTAGATGCAATGGTGGATGCTGTATTCGGGAAACTCGAAGAACAGAAATAA
- a CDS encoding nuclear transport factor 2 family protein, with protein sequence MKKFYIAIVVGILFVLGACSADKNNSSEHGSVEDGETTTNNGAIDHGVDDKQVGFNMSGGKIEEAADVPDAEKEQILEAFTIYIDAFNEKDIDKYMETLSKHSEVFDLEEERSYMGEQFKEYDLNREVSDTTIVKYSEKEAQVFATLKTTVKQISSGLEFDQLGRQVTVFTKDDGNWKVSAIHYIGDEKSK encoded by the coding sequence ATGAAAAAGTTTTACATTGCAATCGTGGTAGGAATTTTGTTCGTGCTTGGTGCATGTAGCGCAGATAAAAATAATTCATCAGAGCATGGTTCAGTCGAAGACGGTGAAACGACCACGAATAACGGCGCGATTGATCACGGAGTAGACGATAAACAAGTCGGATTCAATATGTCTGGTGGAAAGATTGAAGAAGCCGCAGACGTACCGGATGCTGAAAAAGAGCAGATTTTAGAAGCGTTCACGATTTATATCGATGCGTTTAACGAAAAGGATATCGATAAGTATATGGAGACTCTTTCGAAGCACTCGGAAGTGTTTGATTTGGAAGAAGAACGTTCATATATGGGAGAGCAATTTAAAGAGTACGATTTGAACCGCGAAGTATCTGATACGACAATCGTTAAGTACTCTGAAAAGGAAGCTCAAGTATTTGCAACGTTAAAGACAACTGTTAAACAAATCTCGTCTGGCTTGGAATTCGATCAATTAGGTCGGCAAGTGACGGTATTTACAAAAGACGACGGCAACTGGAAAGTATCAGCCATTCATTATATTGGTGATGAAAAAAGTAAATAA
- a CDS encoding response regulator transcription factor, translated as MTTIKIVIVDDHQLFREGVKRILDFEDSFEVVAEGNDGSEVVELYEKHKPDVILMDINMPRVSGVEATEALLKDYPEAKVIILSIHDDGSYVTHALKTGALGYMLKEMDADAIVEAIKVVSSGGSYLHPKVTHNLVTEFRRLSEREHKGAFQQNDIRRPYHLLTKRECEVLQLLTDGQSNRTIGETLFISEKTVKNHVSSILQKMAVNDRTQAVVSAIKNGWVEVK; from the coding sequence ATGACGACGATAAAAATTGTAATTGTAGATGATCACCAACTGTTTCGTGAGGGCGTAAAACGAATTCTGGATTTTGAGGATTCGTTCGAAGTAGTTGCTGAAGGTAATGATGGAAGTGAAGTAGTTGAACTGTATGAAAAACATAAACCCGACGTTATTCTAATGGATATTAATATGCCGCGAGTTAGCGGTGTGGAAGCAACAGAAGCGCTTCTTAAGGACTACCCGGAAGCAAAAGTTATTATCCTATCCATTCACGATGATGGCTCATATGTCACACATGCGCTTAAAACGGGTGCTCTTGGCTATATGTTGAAGGAAATGGATGCGGATGCAATTGTTGAAGCGATTAAAGTTGTTTCATCAGGCGGATCCTATTTACATCCAAAAGTGACGCATAATCTTGTAACAGAGTTCCGCAGACTAAGCGAACGTGAACATAAAGGCGCGTTTCAACAAAACGACATTCGACGTCCATATCATTTATTGACAAAGCGTGAATGCGAAGTGTTACAATTGTTAACGGATGGACAAAGTAACCGTACAATTGGCGAGACATTGTTTATTTCTGAAAAAACGGTAAAAAATCACGTATCCAGCATATTACAAAAAATGGCTGTTAACGATAGAACTCAAGCGGTTGTTTCGGCAATTAAAAATGGTTGGGTTGAAGTAAAGTAA